A genome region from Geobacter pickeringii includes the following:
- the ndk gene encoding nucleoside-diphosphate kinase, whose amino-acid sequence MERTFAIIKPDAVERNIVGKVLEKVEAAGFRIVGMKKIQLSKKEAEGFYYVHKERPFFGDLCTFMSRSPVVVMVLERENAITGWREVMGATNPANADAGTIRKEFGLGIEENTVHGSDSPESAAFEIPYFFSQLELF is encoded by the coding sequence ATGGAAAGAACATTTGCCATCATTAAGCCCGATGCGGTCGAGCGCAATATCGTCGGCAAAGTGCTTGAAAAGGTGGAAGCCGCCGGTTTCCGCATTGTAGGCATGAAGAAGATTCAGCTTTCCAAGAAGGAAGCTGAGGGGTTCTACTATGTCCACAAAGAGCGGCCGTTCTTTGGCGACCTTTGCACATTCATGTCGCGCAGCCCCGTGGTGGTCATGGTGCTTGAGCGTGAGAACGCAATTACCGGCTGGCGTGAGGTTATGGGAGCCACCAACCCGGCCAATGCCGATGCGGGGACCATCCGCAAGGAGTTCGGCCTCGGTATCGAGGAGAACACGGTTCATGGCTCCGACTCGCCCGAGTCAGCTGCGTTCGAGATCCCTTACTTCTTCAGCCAACTCGAGCTCTTCTAG
- the rlmN gene encoding 23S rRNA (adenine(2503)-C(2))-methyltransferase RlmN, whose translation MDIKVDLKNLSLEELEQFLAGKGKERYRARQIFKWLYQKGATSFEVMSNLAKDLRSDLEHSATISRLEPEVTEISRDGTRKYLFRLADGNTVESVLIPEEDRSTLCVSSQVGCAMGCEFCLTGTFRLTRSLTTAEIVNQICAVQREVPFRNIVFMGMGEPLANLDNVIRALKIITHDDGLQFSTRRVTVSTAGLIPEMEQLGHAVTVNLAVSLNATTDEVRNRIMPINRRYPLRDLLDACRRFPLPGRRKITIEYVMIKGVNDSPDDVKRLVKLLSGIPSKINLIPFNEHEGCAFKSPDQQTVDQFHSFLLAKHFTVITRSSRGADISAACGQLKGKLDRNDCA comes from the coding sequence ATGGACATTAAAGTAGATCTGAAAAATTTGAGTCTCGAAGAGTTGGAGCAGTTCCTGGCGGGGAAGGGAAAGGAGCGCTACCGTGCGCGCCAGATCTTCAAATGGCTCTACCAGAAGGGCGCCACGAGTTTTGAGGTGATGAGCAATCTTGCCAAGGATCTGCGTTCCGACCTGGAGCACTCGGCGACCATCAGTCGGCTGGAGCCCGAAGTGACGGAAATCTCTCGGGATGGGACGAGAAAGTACCTTTTTCGTCTTGCCGACGGCAATACCGTCGAGTCGGTGTTGATTCCCGAAGAAGATCGCAGCACCTTGTGCGTCTCCAGCCAGGTCGGTTGCGCCATGGGATGCGAATTCTGCCTGACTGGGACCTTTCGGCTGACCCGCAGCCTCACCACGGCAGAGATCGTTAACCAGATATGTGCGGTGCAGCGGGAGGTTCCATTCCGCAACATCGTCTTCATGGGGATGGGAGAGCCTCTGGCAAACCTCGACAACGTGATCCGCGCCCTCAAGATCATCACCCACGATGACGGACTCCAGTTCTCGACCCGGCGGGTCACGGTCTCCACTGCCGGCCTGATTCCGGAGATGGAGCAGCTGGGGCACGCCGTGACGGTCAACCTTGCGGTCTCGCTCAATGCGACTACCGACGAGGTCCGGAATAGAATCATGCCGATCAACCGGCGGTACCCGCTGCGGGATCTTCTCGATGCCTGCCGGCGGTTTCCTCTGCCGGGCCGTCGCAAGATTACGATCGAATATGTGATGATCAAGGGGGTCAACGACTCCCCCGATGACGTCAAGCGGCTCGTCAAGCTGCTCAGCGGAATACCGTCCAAGATCAACCTGATCCCTTTTAATGAACACGAAGGATGTGCGTTCAAGAGCCCCGACCAGCAGACGGTTGACCAGTTTCACAGCTTTCTCCTGGCAAAGCATTTCACGGTTATCACCCGGTCGAGCCGGGGGGCCGACATTTCGGCAGCCTGCGGACAGCTCAAGGGGAAACTCGACCGAAACGACTGCGCGTAG